The Thermomicrobiales bacterium genome includes a region encoding these proteins:
- the modA gene encoding molybdate ABC transporter substrate-binding protein, which yields MRFRRSGMSLLIGLMLMVSALAARPAVTTAQIEPWACEAPAAAPAASPAAEEGAETAAEVVPFPENAGTVTIFAAASLTDAFTEVETTLEAANPGLDIVNNFAGSQALVTQLTEGAPADVAAFASNTAMSNAIEAGTVTAEPQTFVENLLTVVVPADNPAGISSAADLAKPGIKLVLAQEDVPVGGYSRESICNMAADTATYGDDFVANVAGNVVSEEDNVRAVLSKVALGEADAGIVYTSDVTDDVVAIAIPETVNEIATYPIAPVAAGNQDAAAAYISYILSPDGQAILESYGFIPVD from the coding sequence ATGCGTTTCCGTCGTTCAGGAATGTCCTTGTTGATCGGGCTCATGCTCATGGTGTCCGCGCTGGCCGCCCGGCCCGCTGTGACCACGGCGCAGATCGAGCCATGGGCGTGTGAGGCTCCCGCCGCTGCTCCAGCCGCGAGCCCGGCGGCAGAGGAAGGCGCAGAAACCGCGGCCGAGGTGGTTCCCTTCCCGGAAAACGCCGGCACCGTCACGATTTTCGCGGCGGCCTCGCTCACCGATGCGTTCACCGAGGTCGAGACTACGCTCGAAGCCGCCAACCCCGGTCTCGATATCGTCAACAACTTCGCCGGTTCGCAGGCGCTGGTCACGCAATTGACCGAAGGCGCCCCGGCCGATGTGGCCGCGTTCGCCTCGAACACGGCCATGAGCAACGCCATCGAGGCGGGAACCGTCACCGCGGAACCGCAAACCTTCGTCGAGAATCTCTTGACCGTTGTCGTTCCGGCCGACAATCCGGCTGGCATCAGTTCGGCTGCCGATCTCGCCAAACCGGGCATCAAGCTGGTCCTCGCGCAGGAGGACGTTCCGGTCGGCGGCTACTCCCGCGAGAGCATCTGCAATATGGCTGCCGATACTGCCACCTACGGCGACGACTTCGTAGCCAACGTGGCCGGAAACGTCGTCTCCGAGGAAGACAACGTCCGCGCTGTGCTCAGCAAGGTTGCTCTGGGGGAGGCCGATGCCGGCATCGTCTATACCTCGGACGTGACCGACGATGTGGTTGCCATTGCAATCCCGGAAACGGTCAACGAGATCGCCACCTATCCGATTGCGCCGGTTGCTGCTGGGAACCAGGATGCCGCCGCTGCGTATATCTCCTACATCCTGTCGCCGGACGGACAGGCCATTCTCGAGTCCTACGGGTTCATTCCCGTCGACTAA